One window from the genome of Rhodococcus sp. ABRD24 encodes:
- a CDS encoding amino acid permease → MMGLGSAIGAGLFLGTGVGIAKAGPAVLISYLIAGFVVVCVMRMLGEMGAALPASGSFSHYARIGIGEWAGFVMGWLYWFMLIMVLGAEITGASAIVNDWLPSVPQWVVALVFVTFFAVVNLAKVSNFGEFEFWFAALKVTAIIGFLAVGLLLVFGLLPDTDPVGFTHLLGEGGFMPNGFAGIAAGLLVVAFAFGGIEIITIAAAESEDPERSIATAVRSVMWRISVFYIGAIAIMVFVLPWNSPELQEGPFVAVLDKANLPYVAGLMELVVVIALLSAFNANVYGTSRMAFSLARRNDGPAALAILSKSGVPTNAVLLSVFFGFVSVMLNWLLPDALLGILLNAVGAALLVIWVFVVVSHLRLRPVLEREGKLTVRMWLFPYLSYLTLALLAAFGVLMLFDDDARDQLIATGVLFLAILMLSVLNSRRRARKGRDGVRDVGAGL, encoded by the coding sequence ATGATGGGCCTGGGGTCGGCCATCGGCGCAGGTCTCTTCCTCGGGACCGGCGTCGGGATCGCGAAGGCAGGCCCCGCGGTCCTCATCTCCTATCTGATCGCCGGTTTCGTCGTGGTGTGCGTCATGCGCATGCTCGGCGAGATGGGGGCCGCCTTGCCGGCCAGCGGTTCCTTCTCGCACTACGCCCGTATCGGGATCGGCGAATGGGCCGGGTTCGTGATGGGCTGGCTCTACTGGTTCATGCTCATCATGGTGCTCGGCGCCGAGATCACCGGGGCGTCGGCCATCGTGAACGATTGGCTTCCCAGCGTGCCGCAATGGGTGGTCGCGCTGGTGTTCGTGACGTTCTTCGCAGTGGTCAACCTCGCGAAGGTCAGCAACTTCGGTGAGTTCGAATTCTGGTTCGCAGCGCTGAAAGTCACCGCGATCATCGGATTCCTCGCCGTCGGCCTGCTACTGGTGTTCGGCCTGCTGCCGGACACCGATCCGGTGGGCTTCACGCATCTGCTCGGTGAGGGTGGGTTCATGCCCAACGGCTTCGCCGGTATCGCCGCCGGACTGCTCGTGGTTGCGTTCGCGTTCGGCGGCATCGAGATCATCACCATTGCGGCCGCCGAGTCCGAGGATCCCGAACGGTCCATCGCCACTGCTGTCCGCAGCGTCATGTGGCGCATCAGCGTCTTCTACATCGGCGCGATCGCGATCATGGTCTTCGTCCTACCGTGGAACTCACCCGAACTGCAGGAGGGCCCGTTCGTCGCGGTCCTCGACAAGGCGAACCTCCCGTATGTCGCGGGTCTGATGGAACTGGTCGTGGTGATCGCTCTGCTGTCGGCGTTCAACGCCAACGTCTACGGCACTTCTCGGATGGCGTTCTCACTCGCTCGGCGCAACGACGGTCCGGCAGCCCTGGCGATACTCTCGAAGTCCGGCGTCCCCACGAATGCGGTGCTGCTGTCGGTGTTCTTCGGCTTCGTCAGCGTGATGCTCAACTGGCTGCTGCCGGACGCCCTGCTCGGGATCCTGCTCAACGCCGTCGGCGCGGCCCTGCTGGTGATCTGGGTGTTCGTCGTCGTCTCACACCTGCGGCTGCGGCCCGTGCTCGAGCGCGAAGGCAAGCTGACCGTGCGGATGTGGCTGTTCCCGTACCTGAGCTATCTGACGCTGGCGCTGCTCGCCGCGTTCGGTGTGCTGATGCTTTTCGACGACGACGCCCGTGACCAGCTGATCGCCACAGGCGTACTATTCCTCGCCATTCTCATGCTGTCTGTGCTCAATTCGCGCCGTCGGGCGCGCAAAGGCCGCGATGGGGTGCGAGACGTAGGGGCCGGTCTCTGA
- the dapD gene encoding 2,3,4,5-tetrahydropyridine-2,6-dicarboxylate N-succinyltransferase, whose amino-acid sequence MSAHGASAVGVANVTESGTVLDTWYPAPELGEHEENGTVALEGTDIPSDLALLAGHDEAREVKQVVVRTTIADLSAAPVDAHDAYLRLHLLSHGLVAPHEVNLDGVFGLLANVVWTNYGPCAVEGFELVRSRLRIRGQVTVYSVDKFPRMVDYVVPSGVRIADADRVRLGAHLASGTTVMHEGFVNFNAGTLGSSMVEGRISAGVVVGNGTDVGGGASIMGTLSGGGKQVISVGERCLLGANAGLGISLGDDCVVEAGLYITAGTKVTGPDGTVVKAADLSGQSNILFRRNSVSGAVEVVPWKGTGVELNAALHAND is encoded by the coding sequence GTGAGTGCACACGGAGCATCTGCAGTAGGCGTCGCCAACGTGACCGAGTCGGGCACGGTCCTCGACACCTGGTACCCGGCCCCCGAGCTGGGCGAGCACGAGGAGAACGGAACCGTCGCGCTCGAGGGCACCGACATTCCGTCGGACCTAGCGCTGCTGGCCGGCCACGACGAGGCCCGCGAGGTCAAGCAGGTTGTGGTGCGCACGACGATCGCCGATCTGTCGGCGGCCCCCGTCGACGCGCATGACGCATATCTGCGTCTGCACCTGCTGTCGCATGGCCTGGTGGCCCCGCACGAGGTCAACCTCGACGGTGTCTTCGGGTTGCTCGCGAATGTCGTGTGGACCAACTACGGCCCGTGCGCGGTCGAGGGCTTCGAACTGGTTCGATCGCGCCTGCGCATCCGCGGCCAGGTCACCGTGTACAGCGTGGACAAGTTCCCGCGCATGGTCGACTATGTCGTCCCGTCGGGCGTCCGGATCGCCGACGCCGACCGTGTCCGCCTCGGTGCGCACCTGGCCAGCGGCACCACCGTCATGCACGAGGGCTTCGTCAACTTCAACGCCGGCACACTCGGCAGCTCGATGGTCGAGGGCCGCATCTCTGCTGGCGTCGTCGTCGGCAACGGCACCGACGTGGGCGGCGGCGCGTCGATCATGGGCACCCTGTCCGGTGGCGGTAAGCAGGTCATCTCCGTCGGCGAGCGGTGTCTGCTCGGCGCCAACGCGGGCCTCGGCATCTCGCTCGGCGACGACTGCGTCGTCGAGGCGGGCCTCTACATCACCGCCGGCACCAAGGTCACCGGTCCGGACGGCACCGTCGTCAAGGCCGCCGACCTCAGTGGCCAGTCGAACATCCTCTTCCGTCGCAACTCCGTCTCCGGCGCGGTCGAGGTGGTGCCGTGGAAGGGCACGGGCGTCGAACTGAACGCCGCACTGCACGCGAACGACTAG
- the dapE gene encoding succinyl-diaminopimelate desuccinylase — translation MSILDLHANPIDLTAALVDIPSVSHDEAVIADVVESALREQTSGFEVIRNGNAVLARTNRGLPSRVMLAGHLDTVPIADNVPSRRTNDERGDLLHGCGTVDMKSGDAVFLHLAATIPDLAHDLTLVFYDCEEIAAQYNGLGRIERELPEWLQADVAILGEPTGGLIEAGCQGTLRVRLSTSGVRAHSARSWLGDNAIHKFAPVLERLSSYEARSVDIDGCVYREGLSAVRISGGVAGNVVPDAAEMDVNFRFAPDRSVDEAIAHVREVFDSRALGGLEVGFEVTDSSPGALPGLAHPAAAALIDAAGGQFRAKYGWTDVSRFSALGIPAVNYGPGDPNLAHKRDEHVPVAQIADVARVLRGYLSA, via the coding sequence GTGAGCATCCTCGATCTGCACGCCAACCCCATCGATCTCACCGCCGCGCTCGTCGACATCCCGAGCGTGTCGCACGACGAGGCCGTCATCGCCGACGTGGTCGAGTCCGCGCTGCGGGAGCAAACGTCTGGATTCGAGGTGATTCGCAACGGCAACGCGGTGCTCGCGCGGACGAACCGCGGGCTGCCGAGCCGGGTGATGCTCGCCGGACACCTCGACACGGTGCCGATCGCGGACAATGTCCCGAGCCGTCGCACGAACGACGAGCGCGGGGACCTGCTGCACGGCTGCGGCACCGTCGACATGAAGTCCGGGGACGCGGTGTTCCTGCACCTGGCGGCGACGATCCCCGATCTTGCGCACGACCTGACGCTGGTGTTCTACGACTGCGAGGAGATCGCCGCGCAGTACAACGGACTCGGCCGGATCGAACGGGAACTCCCGGAGTGGCTGCAAGCCGACGTCGCGATCCTCGGCGAACCCACCGGTGGCCTCATCGAGGCGGGCTGCCAGGGCACGCTCAGAGTGCGGCTGAGCACCTCGGGTGTGCGGGCCCACTCGGCCCGGTCGTGGCTGGGCGACAATGCGATTCACAAGTTCGCCCCCGTTCTCGAGCGGCTGTCGTCCTACGAGGCGCGGTCCGTGGACATCGACGGCTGCGTGTACCGCGAGGGCCTGTCGGCCGTGCGGATCTCCGGCGGCGTGGCGGGCAACGTGGTGCCCGATGCCGCGGAGATGGACGTCAACTTCCGGTTCGCGCCGGACCGTAGCGTCGACGAGGCGATTGCGCATGTGCGGGAGGTGTTCGATTCGAGGGCGCTGGGCGGCCTCGAAGTCGGGTTCGAGGTCACCGACAGCTCTCCGGGGGCGCTACCGGGCCTGGCACACCCCGCGGCCGCGGCGTTGATCGACGCTGCCGGTGGGCAGTTCCGTGCCAAGTACGGCTGGACCGATGTCTCCCGCTTCTCTGCGCTCGGAATTCCCGCCGTCAATTACGGGCCGGGCGATCCGAACCTTGCGCACAAGCGTGACGAGCATGTGCCGGTCGCGCAGATCGCCGATGTCGCGCGCGTTCTGCGAGGGTATCTGAGCGCGTAG
- a CDS encoding TIGR00730 family Rossman fold protein, giving the protein MLRRDRKVEATTTDQRLLDQRGPTDWVHTDPWRVLRIQSEFIEGFGALAEVPRAVTVFGSARTGEGTPEYADARALGEALTAAGYAVITGGGPGVMEGVNRGASESGGYSIGLGIELPFEQRLNEWVDLGINFRYFFARKTMFVKYSQAFICLPGGFGTLDELFEALTLVQTRKITRFPIVLMGTEFWGGLIDWVRNTLEHFGKISPGDSDLIHVTDSVEEAVRIVVDSQRGVDEAALLGDEDGL; this is encoded by the coding sequence ATGCTGCGGCGTGACCGCAAGGTGGAGGCGACGACCACCGATCAGCGTCTTCTCGACCAGCGAGGCCCCACGGACTGGGTGCACACCGATCCGTGGCGCGTCCTGCGGATCCAGAGCGAGTTCATCGAGGGCTTCGGTGCACTCGCCGAGGTTCCGCGCGCTGTCACCGTGTTCGGCTCGGCGCGCACCGGCGAGGGCACGCCGGAGTATGCGGACGCGCGGGCACTCGGGGAGGCGCTGACAGCCGCCGGATACGCGGTCATCACCGGCGGCGGACCGGGCGTGATGGAGGGCGTGAACCGTGGGGCCAGCGAGTCCGGCGGCTACTCGATCGGGCTCGGGATCGAGTTGCCGTTCGAGCAGCGCCTCAACGAATGGGTAGACCTGGGCATCAACTTCCGGTACTTCTTCGCCCGCAAGACGATGTTCGTGAAGTACTCGCAGGCCTTCATCTGCCTGCCCGGCGGTTTCGGCACACTCGACGAACTGTTCGAGGCGCTGACTCTCGTGCAGACCCGAAAGATCACTCGGTTCCCGATCGTGTTGATGGGCACCGAGTTCTGGGGCGGGCTGATCGACTGGGTTCGAAACACCCTCGAGCACTTCGGCAAGATCTCGCCGGGCGACTCCGACCTCATCCATGTCACCGACAGCGTCGAGGAAGCGGTACGGATCGTCGTCGACTCGCAGCGGGGCGTGGACGAGGCGGCGCTGCTCGGAGACGAGGACGGCTTGTGA
- a CDS encoding TIGR00730 family Rossman fold protein, with product MSGEKRSICVYCASGPVDESYLALAAEVGTAIGRRGWQLVSGGGNVSMMGAVAEAARTAGAWTIGVIPKALVHKEVADVDADELIVTDTMRERKRIMEDRADAFITLPGGIGTLEELFETWTAGYLGMHEKPVVMLDPVDHFRGLLHWLEGLRGGGFVAQRALDRLIVTGDVEAALDGCR from the coding sequence GTGAGCGGGGAAAAGCGCAGTATCTGCGTCTATTGCGCGTCGGGGCCGGTGGACGAGTCCTACCTCGCACTCGCTGCGGAGGTGGGCACGGCGATCGGCCGACGCGGTTGGCAGCTGGTCTCGGGCGGCGGCAACGTCTCGATGATGGGCGCAGTCGCCGAGGCGGCGCGCACGGCCGGGGCGTGGACCATCGGCGTCATACCGAAGGCGCTGGTGCACAAGGAGGTTGCCGACGTAGATGCGGACGAGTTGATCGTCACCGACACGATGCGTGAGCGCAAGCGCATCATGGAGGACCGAGCCGACGCCTTCATAACGTTGCCCGGTGGCATCGGCACACTCGAGGAACTGTTCGAGACGTGGACGGCCGGTTATCTCGGCATGCACGAGAAGCCGGTGGTGATGCTCGATCCTGTCGATCACTTCCGCGGACTGCTGCACTGGCTCGAGGGGTTGCGCGGAGGGGGGTTCGTCGCTCAGCGGGCGCTGGACCGACTGATCGTCACCGGTGACGTCGAGGCGGCATTGGACGGATGTCGATGA
- a CDS encoding long-chain-acyl-CoA synthetase: MTSDAAASTISLGQLALQLPRMVTEIPSLARGALGLTRRPDARDSIGRVFQQLAQRQPDRAFIRFEGATLSYGDANAQVNRYADVLKRHGVRRGDVVGILMKNRPETLLVTLAAVKLGAAAGMLNHNQRADVLAHSLSHLDSRVLVVGEECADAIESLDAAPHAGVVLGGEELDRQAVGADASNPVVCEQIQAREPAFYIFTSGTTGLPKASLMSHFRWLKSMSGLGAMGVRLRRSDTLYCPLPLYHNNALTVSLSSVFSAGAALAIGRSFSATRFWDDANANQATAFVYIGEVCRYLLNQPAKPTDRDSRIRLMVGNGLRPEIWTEFTERFGIDRVAEFYGASECNIAFINALNVERTAGICPLPYAVVEFDHETGRAVRDARGRLRRVPTGEVGLLLSKVTAQAPFDGYTDPEATETKLVRGGFADGDCWFDTGDLVRSQGYMHVAFVDRLGDTFRWKGENVATTEVEGALSAYPAIEQSVVYGVAVPGTDGKAGMAAVTVRAGHDVDGVRLAEDLYSRLPAYAVPLFVRVVDSLETTSTFKSRKVELREEGYAVSADTLYVLTGRGGGYRPAYEGYVRDVAEGAAPGA; encoded by the coding sequence ATGACCTCAGACGCCGCCGCTTCGACGATCAGTCTCGGGCAGCTCGCGCTGCAACTACCGCGGATGGTGACCGAGATCCCGAGCCTCGCCCGCGGGGCGCTGGGGCTGACCCGACGGCCGGATGCGCGGGACTCGATCGGACGCGTCTTCCAGCAGTTGGCGCAGCGGCAGCCCGACCGGGCGTTCATCCGGTTCGAGGGCGCCACGCTCAGCTACGGCGACGCCAACGCGCAGGTCAACCGGTATGCCGATGTCCTGAAGCGGCATGGTGTCCGGCGCGGGGACGTCGTCGGGATCCTGATGAAGAACCGGCCGGAAACCTTGCTGGTGACGCTGGCCGCGGTCAAGCTCGGTGCGGCCGCGGGCATGCTCAACCACAACCAGCGCGCAGATGTGCTGGCGCACAGCCTGTCCCATCTCGACAGTCGCGTTCTGGTGGTGGGGGAGGAATGTGCCGATGCGATCGAATCGCTGGACGCCGCGCCGCACGCCGGTGTGGTGCTGGGCGGGGAGGAGCTGGACCGGCAGGCGGTCGGTGCCGACGCGTCGAATCCGGTCGTGTGCGAACAGATCCAGGCCAGGGAGCCGGCGTTCTACATCTTCACCTCCGGGACGACGGGCCTGCCGAAGGCGAGCCTGATGAGCCACTTCCGATGGCTCAAGAGCATGTCCGGGCTCGGTGCGATGGGGGTGCGCCTGCGCCGCAGCGACACTCTGTACTGCCCGCTGCCGCTCTACCACAACAACGCGCTGACGGTGTCGCTGTCGTCGGTGTTCTCGGCGGGCGCGGCACTCGCAATCGGCCGTAGCTTCTCCGCGACTCGCTTCTGGGACGACGCGAACGCCAACCAGGCCACCGCCTTCGTCTACATAGGTGAGGTGTGCAGGTACCTGCTCAACCAGCCGGCGAAGCCGACAGACCGAGACAGTCGAATCCGGTTGATGGTCGGCAACGGTCTGCGTCCAGAGATCTGGACCGAGTTCACCGAGAGGTTCGGCATCGATCGGGTCGCCGAGTTCTACGGAGCCAGTGAGTGCAACATCGCATTCATCAACGCGCTCAATGTCGAACGCACCGCAGGGATCTGCCCGCTGCCCTATGCGGTGGTCGAGTTCGATCACGAGACCGGCCGGGCCGTGCGCGACGCCCGCGGCCGGCTGCGCCGGGTCCCGACCGGCGAAGTGGGGTTACTGCTGTCGAAGGTTACCGCTCAGGCGCCGTTCGATGGGTATACCGATCCCGAGGCCACCGAAACCAAGCTCGTTCGAGGCGGATTCGCGGACGGAGACTGCTGGTTCGACACCGGTGACCTTGTCCGCAGTCAGGGTTACATGCATGTCGCGTTCGTCGACCGCCTCGGCGACACCTTCCGGTGGAAGGGCGAGAACGTCGCCACGACCGAGGTGGAGGGGGCGCTGTCCGCATATCCGGCGATCGAGCAGTCCGTCGTCTACGGCGTCGCGGTGCCCGGTACCGACGGCAAGGCCGGGATGGCGGCGGTCACGGTGCGAGCCGGGCACGATGTCGACGGTGTGCGTCTCGCGGAGGACCTCTACTCACGGCTTCCCGCGTACGCGGTTCCGCTGTTCGTCCGCGTGGTCGACTCGCTGGAGACGACCTCGACGTTCAAGAGCCGCAAGGTGGAACTGCGAGAGGAGGGCTACGCGGTGTCCGCCGATACGCTCTACGTCCTCACCGGTCGCGGGGGCGGCTACCGGCCCGCCTACGAGGGCTATGTACGTGACGTCGCCGAGGGGGCTGCTCCCGGGGCGTAG